Proteins found in one Xenopus laevis strain J_2021 chromosome 1L, Xenopus_laevis_v10.1, whole genome shotgun sequence genomic segment:
- the pgam5.L gene encoding serine/threonine-protein phosphatase PGAM5, mitochondrial-like isoform X1 has product MYLRRALIAGGSAAAAAAAILGAVAAGKSKGGSDLDIVSVPPPLATGQWDRNWDRREPISMFNLSKINGETGEEELQLHRNKHKPKATRHIFLIRHSQYKLDGKSDFDRVLTPLGRQQADLTGQRLASLGYKYTHIVYSTMTRAKETTEIISKYLPDVKKSSSDLLREGAPIRPEPQVCHWKPDFVQYYEDGPRIEAAFRQFIHRADPKQEEDSYEILICHANVIRYIVCRALQFPPEAWLRISLNNGSITSLVIRPNGNVSLRMLGDSGFMPPEKISRT; this is encoded by the exons ATGTATCTTCGTAGGGCTCTGATAGCCGGTGGTTCGGCGGCTGCAGCGGCGGCAGCTATTCTGGGTGCGGTGGCGGCAGGCAAAAGCAAAGGAGGCTCAGACTTGGATATTGTCTCCGTGCCACCGCCGTTGGCAACTGGGCAGTGGGACAGAAACTGGGACCG TCGGGAACCTATCTCTATGTTCAACTTGAGTAAGATCAACGGGGAGACTGGGGAGGAGGAGCTTCAACTCCATCGGAACAAGCACAAGCCTAAAGCCACTCGCCATATTTTCCTGATCCGACACTCACAGTACAAACTGGATGGGAAATCTGATTTTGACAGGGTCCTTACACCTCTTG GGCGCCAGCAGGCAGATCTAACAGGGCAGCGACTGGCAAGTTTAGGATATAAATACACCCACATTGTGTACTCGACAATGACAAGAGCAAAAGAGACAACAGAGATCATAAGCAAATACCTGCCAG ATGTGAAGAAATCCAGCTCTGATTTGCTTCGGGAAGGAGCCCCCATCAGACCTGAACCCCAAGTTTGTCACTGGAAGCCAGATTTTGTG CAGTATTATGAGGACGGCCCTCGGATTGAGGCTGCATTCAGACAGTTCATTCATCGCGCTGATCCCAAGCAGGAAGAAGACAGTTATGAGATCTTAATCTGCCACGCCAATGTTATTCGTTATATAGTATGCAG AGCTTTACAGTTCCCTCCCGAGGCCTGGCTCCGCATCTCTCTTAATAACGGCAGCATCACTTCCCTGGTAATCCGTCCCAATGGCAATGTCTCTCTCAGGATGCTTGGTGACTCTGGCTTTATGCCTCCTGAAAAAATTAGCCGGACATGA
- the zdhhc8.L gene encoding palmitoyltransferase ZDHHC8: MPSSTGKRFKPTKYIPVSTAAALLVGSTTLFFVFTCPWLTREISPAIPVYNGLVFLFVLANFSMATFMDPGIFPRADEDEDKDDDFRAPLYKNVEIKRIQVRMKWCATCHFYRPPRCSHCSVCDNCVEDFDHHCPWVNNCIGRRNYRYFFLFLLSLSTHMVGVFSFGLIFVLHHLEVLGEAHTSITIAVMCVAGLFFIPVIGLTGFHIVLVVRGRTTNEQVTGKFRGGVNPFTRGCCGNIQHVLCSPLTPRYIVDPKKRPTVALKPPFIRPDVLSERQITVKISDNGIQANLHRSKSKGSLEGINDKSLELQTMLPKGDTSKYSDMKGSVVTSEESSLSPKIINPSTPAMYKYRPPFSTNSKVHYHMATEQIAVQEGLKDNVFLEDDCRSTDFQSEPNLDIAEYRKNSLHKSYQPSPLQIDHFTANSRSLSLKNSGRRESEKLPLQLVKSEGGTITPYKSVYSTNALSNRNGSLSYDSLLNPMSPAAKCTTHTAAGSVGYHSPYMSAKMCHLRGGERQVGHGLSPMLSRAAENQREPSPVRYDNLSQSIMASIQERKEMEVREKLLHSHTDSVFADSGVYDTPSTYSLQQVSSLSENPRPGRYGSKDNLLAGAPSFNSRNPVLQSSVSSLSSAVSRAPRTSTTSLQADLANNNIQSHQPLQARVSNGSYKSPGHQAPSSPSGIPRSPSYGGAKAVTFLNTMEFGEGMSMSIQREDLQVKPPHGKVNGQPKGLARAECRLGSTSSSQGITVSPSRHSNVKKVSGVGGTTYEISV, from the exons GTGTCCCTGGTTAACCAGAGAAATATCACCGGCCATCCCTGTGTACAATGGACTCGTGTTCCTGTTCGTTCTGGCAAACTTCAGCATGGCCACTTTTATGGATCCCGGTATCTTCCCTAGAG CTGATGAAGACGAAGACAAGGACGATGATTTCCGAGCTCCACTCTACAAGAATGTGGAGATCAAAAGAATACAAGTACGGATGAAATGGTGTGCCACTTGCCACTTCTACAGGCCGCCCCGTTGCTCCCACTGCAGTGTTTGTGACAACTGTGTAGAG GATTTTGACCATCACTGTCCTTGGGTGAATAACTGCATCGGGCGCAGAAATTATcgatattttttccttttcttgctgTCCCTGAGCACCCATATGGTTGGGGTTTTCTCCTTTGGTCTGATATTTGTTTTACACCATTTAGAGGTGCTGGGAGAGGCTCACACTAGCATCAC AATAGCGGTGATGTGCGTAGCTGGCCTCTTCTTTATTCCTGTTATTGGTCTCACAGGTTTCCATATTGTACTCGTTGTACGAGGACGTACCACAAATGAACAA GTGACAGGGAAGTTTCGTGGAGGAGTAAATCCCTTCACTAGGGGATGTTGTGGAAATATACAGCATGTACTTTGTAGTCCTTTGACTCCCAG gTATATAGTCGATCCAAAGAAGAGGCCTACTGTAGCTTTAAAGCCTCCTTTTATCAGGCCAGATGTGCTGTCTGAAAGGCAGATAACAGTCAAGATTAGTGACAATGGAATACAGGCCAATCTGCATCGCTCTAAG TCAAAGGGAAGCCTGGAAGGTATTAATGATAAGTCCCTGGAACTCCAGACTATGCTGCCAAAAGGAGACACCAGCAAATACTCAGACATGAAGGGGTCTGTGGTAACCAGTGAAG AAAGCAGTTTGTCTCCAAAAATTATAAACCCATCAACTCCAGCAATGTATAAGTACCGACCACCTTTCAGCACCAACTCCAAAGTGCACTACCATATGGCAACTGAACAG ATTGCAGTTCAAGAAGGTCTAAAAGACAATGTGTTCCTGGAAGATGATTGTCGGAGTACTGATTTTCAGTCAGAGCCAAATCTGGACATCGCAGAGTACCGCAAGAACTCTCTTCACAAATCCTACCAGCCCTCGCCTCTACAGATTGACCACTTTACTGCAAACTCACGGTCCCTGAGCCTAAAAAACTCTGGCCGCCGTGAGTCTGAAAAATTACCTTTACAGCTGGTAAAGTCAGAAGGTGGTACCATAACACCATACAAAAGCGTCTATTCTACAAATGCTTTGTCTAATCGCAATGGAAGCCTATCTTATGACAGCTTACTAAACCCTATGTCTCCGGCAGCTAAATGCACTACACACACTGCTGCAGGTTCTGTGGGTTACCACTCCCCATATATGTCTGCCAAGATGTGCCATTTGCGAGGTGGAGAGCGGCAAGTAGGACATGGATTAAGCCCTATGCTAAGCAGGGCAGCTGAAAATCAACGGGAACCTTCTCCTGTCCGTTATGATAACCTCTCTCAATCCATCATGGCTTCAATTCAGGAGAGGAAGGAGATGGAAGTACGGGAGAAGCTGCTGCACTCTCATACGGATTCTGTTTTTGCAGACTCTGGGGTCTATGATACTCCAAGCACATACAGCCTGCAGCAGGTCAGCTCTCTCTCTGAGAACCCCCGTCCAGGACGGTATGGGTCCAAAGACAATCTGCTAGCTGGAGCGCCCAGCTTCAACTCCAGGAACCCTGTACTTCAGTCTTCTGTATCGTCACTTTCAAGTGCAGTCTCCCGAGCCCCTAGGACTTCCACCACCTCCTTGCAGGCTGACCTGGCCAATAACAATATCCAGAGTCACCAGCCTTTGCAGGCTAGAGTGAGCAATGGATCTTATAAGTCCCCTGGTCACCAGGCCCCTTCATCACCTTCTGGTATACCCAGATCACCTTCTTATGGGGGAGCAAAAGCTGTCACATTTCTCAACACTATGGAGTTTGGGGAAGGCATGTCTATGTCAATTCAGAG ggAGGATTTGCAGGTGAAACCACCTCACGGTAAAGTAAATGGACAACCAAAGGGTTTAGCAAGGGCTGAATGTCGACTTGGATCCACTTCTAGCTCCCAAGGCATCACAGTCAGTCCCTCCAGACATTCAAATGTTAAGAAGGTCTCTGGTGTGGGAGGCACAACATATGAGATATCTGTGTGA
- the pgam5.L gene encoding serine/threonine-protein phosphatase PGAM5, mitochondrial-like isoform X2 gives MYLRRALIAGGSAAAAAAAILGAVAAGKSKGGSDLDIVSVPPPLATGQWDRNWDRREPISMFNLSKINGETGEEELQLHRNKHKPKATRHIFLIRHSQYKLDGKSDFDRVLTPLGRQQADLTGQRLASLGYKYTHIVYSTMTRAKETTEIISKYLPDVKKSSSDLLREGAPIRPEPQVCHWKPDFVYYEDGPRIEAAFRQFIHRADPKQEEDSYEILICHANVIRYIVCRALQFPPEAWLRISLNNGSITSLVIRPNGNVSLRMLGDSGFMPPEKISRT, from the exons ATGTATCTTCGTAGGGCTCTGATAGCCGGTGGTTCGGCGGCTGCAGCGGCGGCAGCTATTCTGGGTGCGGTGGCGGCAGGCAAAAGCAAAGGAGGCTCAGACTTGGATATTGTCTCCGTGCCACCGCCGTTGGCAACTGGGCAGTGGGACAGAAACTGGGACCG TCGGGAACCTATCTCTATGTTCAACTTGAGTAAGATCAACGGGGAGACTGGGGAGGAGGAGCTTCAACTCCATCGGAACAAGCACAAGCCTAAAGCCACTCGCCATATTTTCCTGATCCGACACTCACAGTACAAACTGGATGGGAAATCTGATTTTGACAGGGTCCTTACACCTCTTG GGCGCCAGCAGGCAGATCTAACAGGGCAGCGACTGGCAAGTTTAGGATATAAATACACCCACATTGTGTACTCGACAATGACAAGAGCAAAAGAGACAACAGAGATCATAAGCAAATACCTGCCAG ATGTGAAGAAATCCAGCTCTGATTTGCTTCGGGAAGGAGCCCCCATCAGACCTGAACCCCAAGTTTGTCACTGGAAGCCAGATTTTGTG TATTATGAGGACGGCCCTCGGATTGAGGCTGCATTCAGACAGTTCATTCATCGCGCTGATCCCAAGCAGGAAGAAGACAGTTATGAGATCTTAATCTGCCACGCCAATGTTATTCGTTATATAGTATGCAG AGCTTTACAGTTCCCTCCCGAGGCCTGGCTCCGCATCTCTCTTAATAACGGCAGCATCACTTCCCTGGTAATCCGTCCCAATGGCAATGTCTCTCTCAGGATGCTTGGTGACTCTGGCTTTATGCCTCCTGAAAAAATTAGCCGGACATGA